One part of the Chryseobacterium mulctrae genome encodes these proteins:
- a CDS encoding sensor histidine kinase yields the protein MNNKFIPIISVFMTISLIVFVTLQFYWLKNYYVALEQEFSNKVYSALENTSKNVAEIEVDKLFNENYANLRDNVKANSKKPSLTTIQQTQDSGTQKSIVYYRNIIETQQLPLSKRGDSLLLTKMYTDDAAYTVKRDTSQRELLTSEINNDIATGDYNFKEFLKVNGNNLPINKRVDPKILDSVITKELRMKGITADFGYGVSDKNNKLTNIVNKVFKEKKDANSYSYPLFTDTKDRTLYTLALVFPKKEYSLAMNNWPMLLGTFLSLLTILGIYIISINYMMRQKKLAEVKTDFINNMSHEFKTPLATISVATDSLANDKIATNPDKVKYYSNLIKQENLRMKKQVENVLNMSKLERNEVELFLKETNVRELIKKTTESFNLIIQQRNGKLTQEFNATHYNFKIDEFHISNMLVNLLDNANKYSPEAPEISIKTKNEGLWYVLEISDKGMGMETHNKTKIFEKFFREETGNIHNVKGQGLGLSYVKKIVELHKGVIIVESEKDMGSKFIIKLPMA from the coding sequence ATGAATAACAAATTCATCCCGATAATCTCGGTTTTTATGACAATATCTCTTATTGTATTTGTCACGCTGCAGTTTTATTGGCTTAAAAATTATTACGTTGCATTAGAACAAGAGTTTTCTAACAAAGTTTATTCCGCTTTGGAAAATACTTCAAAAAATGTAGCAGAAATTGAAGTAGATAAGCTTTTTAATGAGAATTATGCAAATTTAAGGGACAATGTAAAAGCAAACAGCAAAAAGCCTTCTCTTACCACAATTCAGCAAACTCAGGATTCCGGAACTCAAAAATCGATTGTTTACTACAGAAATATTATTGAGACGCAACAACTTCCACTTTCAAAAAGAGGAGACTCGCTTCTTCTTACGAAAATGTATACCGATGATGCAGCATACACCGTCAAAAGGGATACTTCGCAGCGAGAATTGCTCACCTCCGAAATTAATAATGACATTGCAACCGGAGATTATAATTTTAAAGAATTTTTAAAAGTAAACGGAAACAATTTACCAATCAATAAAAGAGTTGATCCCAAAATTTTGGACTCTGTGATTACAAAAGAGCTTAGAATGAAAGGGATTACTGCCGATTTTGGGTACGGAGTTTCAGATAAAAACAATAAACTAACCAATATTGTAAACAAAGTTTTTAAAGAGAAAAAAGATGCTAATTCTTACTCTTATCCTTTATTTACCGATACCAAAGATCGTACTTTATATACATTAGCATTGGTTTTTCCTAAAAAAGAATATTCTTTGGCAATGAATAACTGGCCGATGCTTTTGGGAACTTTCCTTTCTCTTCTGACGATTTTGGGAATTTATATTATTTCAATTAATTATATGATGAGGCAGAAAAAACTGGCAGAAGTAAAAACGGATTTCATCAATAACATGTCGCACGAATTCAAAACACCACTTGCAACAATTTCTGTAGCTACAGATTCTTTGGCGAATGATAAAATTGCAACCAATCCTGATAAGGTAAAATATTACTCAAACCTTATTAAACAGGAAAATCTGAGGATGAAAAAGCAGGTTGAAAACGTTCTGAACATGTCTAAATTAGAACGAAATGAAGTAGAATTATTCCTAAAAGAAACCAATGTAAGAGAATTAATTAAGAAGACAACAGAATCATTTAATCTGATTATTCAGCAGAGAAACGGAAAGCTTACTCAAGAATTTAATGCAACTCATTATAATTTTAAAATTGATGAATTCCATATTTCAAATATGCTGGTGAATCTTTTAGACAACGCCAACAAATATTCTCCGGAAGCTCCTGAAATCAGTATTAAAACTAAAAACGAAGGACTTTGGTACGTGTTGGAAATTTCAGACAAAGGAATGGGAATGGAAACCCACAATAAGACCAAAATTTTCGAAAAATTCTTCAGAGAAGAAACTGGAAATATTCATAATGTAAAAGGACAAGGTTTGGGACTTTCTTACGTAAAAAAAATTGTAGAACTTCATAAAGGAGTAATCATTGTAGAATCAGAAAAAGATATGGGAAGTAAGTTTATCATTAAACTTCCAATGGCATAA
- a CDS encoding OsmC family protein: MKRNATAVWNGTVKEGKGHLTTQSTTLDQTQYSFGSRFEDGVGTNPEELLAAAHAGCFTMKLSAELTQAGFTPEELTTKSVITLDPAAGKITKSELTLTAKIPGISEEDFQKYAKIAEEGCPVSQAFSFEISLNATLEN, translated from the coding sequence ATGAAACGTAACGCAACAGCCGTTTGGAACGGCACCGTAAAAGAAGGAAAAGGACATTTAACAACACAAAGCACCACTTTAGATCAAACTCAATATTCTTTCGGAAGTCGTTTCGAAGATGGAGTTGGAACCAATCCTGAAGAATTATTGGCTGCAGCTCATGCAGGATGTTTCACCATGAAACTGAGTGCAGAATTGACTCAAGCCGGTTTTACTCCAGAAGAATTAACTACAAAATCAGTAATCACATTAGATCCTGCAGCAGGGAAAATCACAAAATCTGAATTGACATTAACCGCTAAAATCCCTGGAATTTCTGAAGAAGATTTTCAAAAGTATGCGAAGATCGCTGAAGAAGGTTGTCCTGTCAGTCAGGCTTTCAGTTTTGAGATTAGCTTGAATGCTACTTTGGAAAACTAA
- a CDS encoding PaaI family thioesterase: MDKLQALKSFVGKEFTASPSPFMRWLNPVVISAEEGQIEFQYTVREEWLNPMGNMHGGVTAAIMDDIIGATMFSLNEKNFIVTVNNSIDYFSTAKENDTIVAETKIIKRGKQFVNAQCEIWNADKTRLIARGTSNLFKINN, translated from the coding sequence ATGGATAAATTACAGGCATTAAAATCATTTGTCGGAAAAGAATTTACCGCATCTCCTTCTCCTTTTATGAGATGGCTGAATCCTGTGGTTATTTCGGCTGAAGAAGGTCAAATTGAATTTCAGTATACCGTAAGAGAAGAATGGCTAAACCCGATGGGAAATATGCACGGCGGAGTAACGGCAGCAATTATGGACGATATTATTGGGGCAACGATGTTTTCTTTAAATGAAAAAAACTTTATTGTAACTGTAAATAACAGCATCGATTATTTTTCAACGGCAAAAGAAAATGATACTATTGTAGCTGAAACAAAAATCATTAAAAGAGGAAAACAATTTGTGAATGCGCAATGTGAGATTTGGAATGCAGACAAAACAAGACTCATCGCAAGAGGAACCTCAAATCTATTTAAAATTAATAACTAA
- a CDS encoding response regulator transcription factor: MSNRILLVEDDQSFGAVLKDYLTINNFEVTLAVDGEQGLKEFTESEFDICIFDVMMPKKDGFSLAEDVKKIDKNTPIIFLTARNMREDILKGYQLGADDYITKPFDTELLLYKIKAILQRSSTLENEEQEQFKISNIFFDSMLRQLRVGDNEYKLSPKENELLKLLCLHRNDFMPRDLALRKIWKKENYFTARSMDVYIAKLRKLLKDDEGLEIINVHGEGFRLLVKN; this comes from the coding sequence ATGAGCAACAGGATATTATTAGTAGAAGACGATCAGAGTTTTGGTGCAGTACTGAAAGATTATCTTACAATAAACAATTTTGAGGTTACCCTTGCCGTAGATGGCGAACAAGGTCTAAAAGAGTTTACAGAGAGCGAATTTGACATTTGTATTTTCGACGTAATGATGCCTAAAAAAGACGGTTTTTCATTAGCTGAAGATGTAAAAAAGATTGATAAAAATACACCGATCATTTTCTTGACCGCAAGAAACATGAGAGAAGATATTTTGAAAGGATATCAGTTGGGAGCAGATGATTACATCACAAAACCATTTGATACTGAATTGCTTTTATATAAAATTAAAGCGATTCTTCAGAGAAGCTCTACATTGGAAAACGAAGAGCAGGAGCAATTTAAAATAAGCAATATTTTCTTTGATTCTATGTTGAGACAATTGAGAGTTGGCGATAACGAATACAAACTTTCGCCTAAAGAAAATGAACTTTTAAAATTACTTTGTCTTCACAGAAACGACTTTATGCCTAGAGATTTGGCATTGAGAAAAATCTGGAAAAAAGAAAACTATTTTACAGCAAGAAGTATGGACGTTTATATTGCCAAACTTAGAAAATTGCTGAAAGACGATGAAGGTTTAGAAATCATCAACGTACATGGTGAAGGTTTCAGACTTTTGGTTAAGAACTAA
- a CDS encoding TetR/AcrR family transcriptional regulator, with the protein MSKAEKTKQFIIEKTATLFNTKGYTATSLSDITEATGLTKGSIYGNFENKDEVSLEVYKYNSGILKKSLMRSFSEEFPTMSDKLYAFVSFYRKNWQLVFLHGGCPLMNAATESDDTFPALNNQVKLSFQDWTENISKIIKTGQTNNEFSQEIDPEQYASLFIILIEGGILLSKTTGDEKHLNLALDRILILIDQEIKKNPL; encoded by the coding sequence ATGTCAAAAGCAGAAAAGACAAAACAATTCATTATCGAGAAAACGGCAACTTTGTTTAATACCAAAGGTTATACAGCTACGTCTTTATCCGACATTACTGAAGCAACCGGCCTTACCAAAGGCAGCATCTACGGAAATTTTGAAAATAAAGACGAAGTATCTCTTGAAGTTTATAAATACAATTCGGGAATTCTCAAAAAAAGTTTAATGAGATCATTCAGCGAAGAATTTCCGACAATGTCTGATAAACTATACGCTTTTGTATCTTTTTACCGAAAAAACTGGCAATTGGTTTTTCTACATGGCGGTTGTCCTCTAATGAATGCAGCAACAGAATCTGATGACACTTTCCCCGCACTGAACAATCAGGTAAAATTATCTTTTCAAGACTGGACAGAAAACATTTCTAAAATTATTAAAACCGGCCAAACCAATAATGAGTTCAGTCAGGAAATAGATCCGGAACAATACGCTTCGCTCTTCATTATTCTTATTGAAGGCGGAATTTTGCTTTCAAAAACAACAGGCGACGAGAAACATTTAAATCTTGCTTTAGACAGAATTTTAATACTCATCGACCAAGAAATTAAAAAGAATCCTTTATAA
- a CDS encoding TonB-dependent receptor domain-containing protein, with protein MKLYFTKVILGAFLLFATFVSAQNLSKNQFKVKGNCEMCKERIETTAKKAGAKSAQYSIDSQILTIETSEKVSPEDVLKKVAEAGHDNEKFKAPDETYEKLPGCCHYDRDLKTENSNVENHNHSKGENEFFVKGNCESCKARIEKAAKSAGANSAEWSAEKQTVTLNFDSSKTSADQILKKIAEVGHDNEKYKTTDDVYKKLPGCCLYDRDIEFGEKNEKVHYNETEKEFAEKQANTEISNHSSHSTGEKNIEGVTITASKAATSISKKEASLVFNIDSKELLKAACCNLSESFETNATVDVSFSNAVTGTKQLKMLGLDQKYTSLTKELLPEIRGLASAYGLNFIPGRWIESIQLTKGGSTVTNGYESITGQINTELIKNSKTPETSLNLFADFNGRAEANVTHVAAINDKWSQTFLLHGNGTFGDTDMNDDNFLDRPKGTQINAAYLLNYNDLERSGFGSHFGINFIKDERTAGQIGFDKKLPQSEQSLYGVGIDISRFQVWNKTGYVFKGKPYQSLGWMNQYVYHQQDSFFGLRNYSGQQHTYYSNLIFESILGNTNHKYKAGASFLYDGYEENYLVDNFKRNEIVPGVFAEYTLTGLKYTLVAGTRADFHNLAGTQFTPRLNFKYDFTPQTIFRLSAGRGFRTANVFAESQQYFASNRNIQILQNGGDIYGLRPEIAWNYGVSLQQEFKIFGKKSTIVADFFRTDFQDQVLVDLDRSPQQLTFYNLDGKSFANSFQTQWDFTPFKNFDVRLAYKYYDVQADYLDGRREVPFMAKHRGFVNLAYATNKNKNEGFWSFDTTLNWVGKQRLPNTSTNPTEFQLPMYSESYAVLNAQISRNFNKKLRAYLGGENLTSYHQENAIMDFRNPFGNYFDGGMVYAPIMKANFYVGFDVTF; from the coding sequence ATGAAATTATATTTTACCAAGGTAATCCTTGGCGCATTCTTACTATTCGCAACATTTGTATCAGCTCAAAATCTTTCTAAAAATCAGTTTAAGGTAAAAGGAAACTGCGAAATGTGCAAAGAAAGAATAGAAACAACTGCCAAAAAAGCAGGTGCAAAATCAGCACAATATTCAATAGATTCACAAATCCTTACCATCGAAACTTCAGAAAAAGTTTCACCCGAAGACGTTCTAAAAAAAGTCGCAGAAGCTGGTCATGACAATGAAAAATTCAAAGCTCCTGATGAAACATATGAGAAACTTCCGGGATGTTGTCATTACGACAGAGATTTAAAAACGGAAAATTCGAACGTAGAAAATCACAATCACTCTAAAGGTGAAAACGAATTTTTCGTGAAAGGAAATTGCGAATCTTGTAAAGCCAGAATAGAAAAAGCAGCAAAATCTGCCGGAGCAAATTCCGCAGAATGGAGCGCTGAAAAACAAACAGTAACGTTAAACTTTGATTCTTCTAAAACATCTGCCGATCAAATTCTTAAAAAAATTGCAGAAGTAGGTCATGATAATGAGAAGTACAAAACAACTGATGATGTTTACAAAAAACTTCCGGGATGTTGTCTTTACGACCGTGATATCGAGTTTGGAGAAAAAAACGAAAAGGTACACTATAACGAAACAGAAAAGGAATTTGCAGAAAAACAAGCCAACACAGAAATTTCTAATCACAGTTCTCATTCAACCGGTGAAAAAAACATAGAAGGAGTAACCATTACTGCCTCAAAAGCAGCAACTTCTATCAGTAAAAAAGAAGCTAGCTTGGTATTTAATATCGATTCTAAAGAGCTTTTAAAAGCAGCTTGTTGTAATTTGTCTGAAAGTTTTGAAACGAACGCAACTGTTGATGTTTCTTTCAGTAACGCTGTAACGGGAACGAAACAGCTTAAAATGTTAGGTTTAGACCAAAAATATACGAGTTTAACGAAAGAATTATTACCGGAAATCAGAGGTTTGGCTTCCGCTTACGGATTGAATTTCATTCCGGGAAGATGGATCGAAAGCATTCAGCTCACAAAAGGAGGAAGCACTGTAACCAACGGTTACGAAAGTATTACCGGGCAAATCAACACAGAACTTATTAAGAATTCTAAAACACCTGAAACTTCATTAAACCTTTTTGCCGATTTCAACGGAAGAGCTGAAGCAAACGTTACGCACGTAGCAGCGATTAATGATAAATGGTCTCAAACTTTTCTCCTTCATGGAAACGGAACTTTTGGAGACACCGATATGAATGATGACAATTTTCTTGACCGTCCGAAAGGAACTCAGATCAATGCAGCTTATTTATTGAATTATAACGACTTGGAGCGTTCTGGTTTTGGGTCACATTTCGGAATTAATTTCATTAAAGACGAACGAACTGCAGGACAAATAGGATTTGATAAAAAACTTCCTCAAAGTGAGCAATCACTTTACGGTGTTGGAATTGACATTTCGAGATTTCAGGTTTGGAATAAAACGGGGTATGTTTTTAAAGGAAAACCTTATCAAAGCTTAGGTTGGATGAATCAATATGTGTATCATCAGCAAGACAGCTTTTTCGGTTTGAGAAATTATTCAGGACAGCAACACACTTATTATTCTAATTTGATTTTTGAAAGTATTTTAGGAAATACCAATCATAAATACAAAGCCGGAGCGAGTTTCTTATACGATGGTTATGAAGAAAATTATTTAGTTGATAACTTTAAAAGAAACGAAATTGTTCCGGGAGTTTTTGCTGAATATACTTTAACGGGCTTAAAATATACTTTGGTTGCAGGTACAAGAGCAGATTTTCACAACTTGGCAGGAACACAGTTTACACCGAGATTGAATTTCAAATATGATTTTACTCCGCAAACTATTTTTAGGCTTTCTGCGGGAAGAGGTTTCAGAACAGCGAATGTTTTTGCAGAAAGCCAGCAATATTTTGCATCAAACAGAAATATTCAGATTTTACAAAACGGCGGAGACATTTATGGTTTAAGACCGGAAATTGCTTGGAATTACGGGGTAAGTTTACAACAGGAGTTTAAAATTTTCGGTAAAAAATCTACTATTGTTGCCGATTTTTTCAGAACAGATTTCCAAGATCAGGTTTTAGTAGATCTTGACCGTTCACCTCAGCAATTGACGTTCTATAATCTTGATGGAAAATCTTTTGCCAACTCATTCCAAACACAGTGGGATTTTACTCCTTTCAAAAACTTTGATGTAAGATTGGCATACAAATATTATGATGTTCAGGCAGATTATTTAGACGGAAGACGTGAAGTTCCTTTTATGGCAAAACACAGAGGTTTTGTAAACCTTGCTTATGCTACCAACAAAAATAAAAACGAAGGATTCTGGAGTTTTGATACGACATTGAATTGGGTTGGAAAACAAAGACTTCCAAATACTTCTACCAATCCGACAGAATTTCAATTACCGATGTATTCTGAATCTTATGCAGTTTTGAATGCACAAATCTCTAGAAATTTCAATAAAAAATTAAGAGCTTATTTAGGAGGTGAAAACCTAACTTCTTATCACCAAGAAAATGCGATTATGGATTTTAGAAATCCTTTCGGAAATTATTTTGATGGCGGAATGGTTTACGCACCCATTATGAAAGCTAACTTTTACGTTGGGTTTGATGTAACATTTTAA